In the Candidatus Mycosynbacter amalyticus genome, one interval contains:
- a CDS encoding CBS domain-containing protein, with the protein MFGLMLVTVVIYALLIVLASVVPNRSRYSVFERTRRSKQGDKDIAWDIQREDTAEDVAGVLRVLTALVLVVFILLALTAFGWLMGAFVAVAGVLLYGTLARLRPVHATSQHLYERLEHPSLHFVSQHRGVFKFFRSVLQSGQGDTYIASREEFLHTVEQLPMVLSKDEQKLIRYGLEFSSISVESVMTPRSVMDTVKHDELLGPLILDELHQTGHSRFPVVESDVDHVVGILYIHNLLQLHDKKTHRASELMTTPVHYIHQDQTLDHALAAFLRTHHHLFVVVNEYRETVGILTLEDTVEALLGRKIVDEFDAHEDLRAVAARNPRGNNEPAKHTDV; encoded by the coding sequence ATGTTTGGACTTATGCTCGTAACTGTTGTAATCTACGCGCTGCTGATCGTGCTGGCGAGTGTCGTACCAAACCGCTCGCGCTACAGTGTGTTCGAGCGAACACGCCGCAGCAAACAAGGCGACAAAGACATCGCCTGGGATATTCAGCGCGAAGACACGGCCGAAGACGTAGCAGGCGTGCTGCGTGTACTTACGGCACTTGTCTTGGTGGTATTTATCCTCTTGGCGCTAACTGCCTTCGGCTGGCTCATGGGTGCGTTTGTAGCGGTGGCAGGCGTGCTGCTCTATGGCACATTGGCACGTCTCAGACCTGTGCATGCCACTTCGCAGCACTTATATGAGCGGCTCGAGCATCCTTCGCTGCACTTTGTGTCGCAGCATCGTGGTGTGTTCAAGTTTTTCCGTAGTGTACTGCAGAGTGGTCAGGGGGATACGTATATCGCGTCGCGCGAAGAATTTCTGCACACAGTCGAGCAACTGCCGATGGTACTCAGTAAAGACGAGCAGAAGCTTATCCGCTACGGTCTTGAGTTTTCTAGTATTTCGGTAGAATCTGTCATGACACCGCGCAGCGTCATGGATACCGTCAAACATGACGAGCTACTTGGACCGCTCATCCTCGACGAACTACATCAGACAGGGCATAGCCGCTTTCCTGTTGTCGAAAGCGACGTCGATCACGTTGTTGGTATCTTGTATATTCACAATCTTCTTCAGCTCCACGACAAAAAGACGCACCGTGCATCCGAGCTTATGACAACGCCAGTGCATTATATCCACCAAGATCAGACACTTGATCATGCGCTGGCCGCGTTTCTGCGTACACACCATCACCTGTTTGTAGTGGTAAACGAATACCGCGAAACAGTCGGCATTCTCACACTTGAAGATACGGTAGAGGCGTTACTAGGCCGCAAAATTGTGGATGAGTTCGACGCGCATGAAGACCTTCGCGCTGTGGCTGCTCGTAACCCACGTGGCAACAACGAGCCAGCAAAGCATACCGACGTCTAG
- a CDS encoding GlsB/YeaQ/YmgE family stress response membrane protein, translating to MGIISWIIIGGLAGWIASMVMKTDAQMGVFMNIIVGIVGAMLGGWLMGMLFGIDLAGFSLQSLFVAFVGSVILLALLKLFTGMSSQAHTHA from the coding sequence ATGGGAATCATAAGCTGGATTATCATCGGAGGACTCGCGGGGTGGATCGCTTCCATGGTGATGAAGACGGATGCCCAGATGGGGGTATTCATGAATATTATCGTTGGTATCGTGGGCGCGATGCTTGGCGGGTGGTTGATGGGGATGTTGTTTGGCATCGATTTGGCAGGTTTCTCGTTGCAGAGTCTGTTTGTAGCATTCGTCGGCTCGGTAATTCTGCTTGCGCTCCTCAAGCTGTTTACTGGTATGTCGTCTCAAGCACATACGCATGCATAA
- a CDS encoding magnesium transporter CorA family protein: MISYLRSTHYRPAIKQRDELQPGSWIRSERPNDDEKQDLVTLGIDADILADALDPHEVPRVELEDGWTYFITRLPDTDDEFNDFTTPIMFALSNKYLVTVSRDSLGRLWQPFIDRTLAPTTQQPKLLMHMLDAIARQYQTRIATINRQMRATTSSVHTLKARDIATMTEYERKLNDYLDALQPTNTALEKLLSGKILPLYEDDRDLVEDLSIDFEQLIARCKSLLRTITNLRDSYRAVMDTRLNETIRLLTVITLTCTIPTMFAGLFGMNVDLPGEHAPYMFWIVIGLSALVALPLGVYFLRKR, encoded by the coding sequence ATGATCTCATATCTTCGCTCTACACATTATCGACCTGCTATCAAACAGCGCGACGAACTCCAGCCTGGTAGCTGGATCCGTTCGGAACGACCGAATGACGACGAGAAACAAGACCTTGTGACGCTCGGTATTGATGCCGACATCCTAGCCGATGCGCTTGACCCGCACGAGGTGCCGCGTGTAGAGCTGGAGGATGGTTGGACATACTTCATCACGCGTCTGCCGGATACAGACGATGAGTTCAACGATTTCACAACGCCGATCATGTTTGCACTCAGTAACAAATATCTGGTGACAGTAAGTCGCGACAGTCTAGGGCGGCTCTGGCAGCCTTTTATCGACCGGACGCTTGCGCCTACTACGCAGCAGCCAAAACTTCTGATGCACATGCTCGATGCTATCGCACGGCAATACCAGACGCGCATCGCCACCATCAATCGTCAGATGCGCGCTACCACTAGTAGCGTCCATACACTCAAAGCTCGCGACATCGCCACTATGACCGAATATGAGCGCAAACTCAACGATTACCTAGACGCACTTCAGCCTACCAACACTGCACTTGAAAAGCTTCTTAGTGGCAAGATTTTACCACTCTACGAAGACGATCGTGATTTGGTGGAAGATCTCTCGATCGACTTTGAACAGCTCATCGCTCGCTGTAAATCGCTGCTGCGTACTATCACCAATCTCCGCGACAGTTACCGCGCGGTCATGGATACCAGGCTCAACGAAACAATCCGCTTGCTCACTGTTATCACTCTCACTTGCACCATCCCGACCATGTTTGCCGGGTTGTTTGGCATGAATGTTGACCTTCCGGGAGAACATGCGCCATATATGTTCTGGATAGTGATCGGTCTGAGTGCGCTTGTCGCGCTGCCGCTCGGGGTATACTTCCTCCGTAAGCGCTAG
- a CDS encoding YihY/virulence factor BrkB family protein, translating to MKHKKYIGIAAGIVGALGTALTFSWLRHERSNAKLAAHSPFGLPWASHRSVVGEVLSDMNERNTMTLAAGIAYFAALAFFPSFAAVIAIASMMISTDQVASVVREVNAYLPADIAGLLSSQLEAQAGKFGGNFVVAIIAIVVALFGASAAAENTLRSLNVAYGVIETRNIVKLRIVSFVVLICILLFAVCLAFLLIVDDYMVGWGVPVQLVDVVGIIRWPLLLALVSAGFAALYRYGPNRPRAKWRWASWGAVFATGIWLLATVGLFLYTRYFATFSSSYSLFAGIVVLMIWFNLSAVALLIGAHINARLESKTSLATTR from the coding sequence ATGAAGCACAAGAAATACATCGGTATTGCTGCCGGTATTGTAGGAGCGCTCGGCACGGCGCTGACGTTTTCTTGGCTTCGGCATGAGCGTAGCAATGCCAAGCTTGCAGCACATAGTCCCTTTGGACTTCCATGGGCGAGTCATCGCTCTGTCGTTGGCGAAGTGCTGAGTGATATGAATGAGCGCAATACTATGACACTGGCTGCTGGTATTGCGTACTTCGCAGCCTTGGCTTTTTTCCCGAGTTTCGCAGCGGTGATTGCTATCGCATCGATGATGATCTCGACCGACCAAGTGGCAAGTGTCGTGCGTGAAGTGAACGCGTATTTACCGGCAGACATCGCAGGCTTGCTTTCGTCGCAACTCGAAGCTCAGGCTGGTAAATTTGGCGGTAATTTCGTGGTAGCGATTATCGCTATCGTAGTAGCGCTATTTGGCGCCTCGGCCGCCGCCGAGAACACACTTCGTTCGCTCAATGTAGCATATGGAGTGATCGAGACGCGAAATATCGTGAAGCTACGTATCGTGAGTTTTGTGGTGCTTATTTGCATCTTGTTGTTTGCGGTCTGTCTGGCGTTTCTGCTCATCGTCGACGATTATATGGTGGGCTGGGGTGTGCCGGTGCAGCTGGTGGACGTAGTTGGGATAATACGCTGGCCGTTGTTACTTGCACTAGTAAGCGCTGGCTTTGCGGCTCTATATCGTTACGGCCCCAATCGTCCACGAGCAAAATGGCGCTGGGCTTCGTGGGGGGCGGTATTTGCGACGGGTATTTGGCTGCTTGCGACGGTTGGACTATTTCTATATACGCGCTATTTTGCAACGTTTAGCAGTTCATATAGCCTCTTCGCAGGTATCGTAGTGCTCATGATATGGTTCAATCTGAGTGCGGTAGCGCTGTTAATTGGGGCGCATATCAACGCACGCCTGGAAAGCAAGACGAGCCTCGCAACAACACGCTAG
- a CDS encoding MDR family MFS transporter, translating into MHHNLPLRNKLIIMLSVMASLFLVALDQTIVSTALGKIVEEFNAFSSLSWIVTAYLLTTTITVPIAGKLSDLYGRKTLLLIGAAIFGAASLMSGLAGNVDQLILWRAVQGIGGGIITANAFTIIGDLFAARERGKWQGLFGAVFGLSSVIGPLLGGWLTDHNTIFGLTTDWRWTFYINVPVAIAAFALIAIFCPLLRHDKKPSIDYAGAILLAVALGTLVLAVDNTDKIFADFLANTGMSLTVLRSIMAAVVVAATGLFVWVERRAQEPILPPRFFQNRNYVLIMGIATLFGAAFMGSILYLTQFNQQVFGATPTQSGLMLLPMIAGLMTTSITSGQIISRTGRYKIFMQVGIVLATATVFGLSTLTPESSYMYEAILMVLLGAGLGVVMPVMNLAVQNEFKQHDLGAATSSSQLFRSLGSTIGVAVFGAMLTAGLTSGLAGIQNDPYVQKLAKNPTVQQMGSIESSDTLLNLNMPDIKQKITDASTVAIEKLPIPEAARQKAIEQFTQQQDNFAYKITHAFSDSLQRIFMVSGILMLGAAVLVFMIKEKPLRSASPDQTPGI; encoded by the coding sequence ATGCATCATAATCTCCCTCTACGCAACAAACTGATTATCATGCTGAGCGTGATGGCGAGCTTGTTCCTAGTGGCGCTCGATCAGACGATCGTGTCGACCGCACTAGGCAAGATCGTCGAAGAGTTCAACGCCTTCAGCTCACTGAGTTGGATTGTAACGGCATACCTGCTCACGACAACAATTACTGTGCCTATCGCCGGTAAACTTTCTGACCTCTATGGTCGCAAAACGCTGCTCCTCATCGGTGCGGCAATCTTTGGCGCGGCCTCACTTATGAGCGGCTTGGCGGGCAATGTCGATCAGCTTATACTGTGGCGCGCTGTTCAGGGTATCGGTGGTGGTATCATCACTGCCAACGCCTTTACGATTATCGGTGACTTGTTTGCCGCTCGCGAACGCGGTAAATGGCAGGGGCTCTTCGGTGCGGTCTTCGGACTTAGCTCTGTTATTGGACCATTGCTTGGTGGCTGGTTGACAGATCACAATACGATCTTCGGCCTCACGACTGACTGGCGTTGGACGTTCTATATCAATGTACCTGTGGCGATCGCAGCCTTTGCGCTCATCGCGATTTTCTGTCCGCTACTGCGACATGACAAGAAGCCGTCTATCGACTATGCGGGTGCAATTTTGCTCGCCGTGGCACTTGGCACGCTGGTGCTGGCTGTCGACAATACTGACAAAATCTTTGCCGATTTCCTAGCCAATACGGGTATGTCACTGACGGTTCTCCGCTCTATCATGGCTGCGGTAGTCGTGGCTGCTACAGGCCTGTTCGTCTGGGTAGAGCGTCGTGCTCAGGAGCCGATTCTTCCGCCACGCTTCTTCCAGAATCGTAACTATGTGCTCATTATGGGTATCGCGACACTGTTTGGTGCAGCGTTTATGGGCTCGATCTTGTATCTGACACAGTTCAACCAGCAAGTGTTTGGCGCCACGCCAACTCAGTCTGGTCTGATGCTCCTGCCGATGATTGCTGGTCTCATGACCACCTCTATCACCTCGGGTCAGATCATCTCGCGCACTGGTCGCTACAAGATTTTCATGCAGGTAGGTATCGTACTAGCTACCGCCACAGTCTTCGGTCTGTCGACGCTTACCCCAGAGAGTAGCTACATGTATGAGGCTATATTGATGGTACTACTTGGTGCTGGTCTCGGTGTGGTCATGCCAGTTATGAACTTGGCTGTGCAAAACGAGTTCAAACAGCATGATCTTGGTGCGGCCACCAGCTCGAGTCAGTTGTTCCGTAGCCTTGGCTCAACCATTGGTGTCGCAGTATTTGGCGCCATGCTGACAGCTGGTCTCACGAGCGGCCTGGCAGGTATTCAGAATGACCCATATGTGCAGAAACTGGCCAAAAACCCGACCGTGCAACAGATGGGAAGTATCGAAAGCTCTGACACACTGCTCAACCTGAACATGCCGGATATCAAGCAGAAGATCACAGATGCATCTACTGTGGCGATCGAGAAGTTGCCGATTCCAGAAGCAGCACGGCAGAAGGCGATTGAGCAGTTTACGCAGCAGCAAGACAACTTTGCCTACAAGATTACCCATGCATTTAGCGATAGTTTACAGCGCATCTTCATGGTGTCGGGCATACTCATGCTAGGTGCGGCGGTACTGGTATTCATGATCAAAGAGAAGCCGCTCCGTAGCGCTTCACCAGATCAGACGCCAGGTATCTAG
- a CDS encoding DUF916 domain-containing protein: protein MGNKGVLKQQIQTNVRTIISVVAMVVLAAFVAASVQVQHAHAATANTLKVSPVRSDIELKPGESKTIKMVVTNLTGAQIDVKPLANDFVSGDERGTPALILDADKYAGSHSLKRFMAPLANFSIPAKKTQVVEVTFNAPRDAKPGGYFGAVRFAPTTPDSGGQVNLSASVASIVLATVPGNVTQNLTLTNFDLQQDGANKTYFTTPDNIQASFRFHNDGDVHLSPFGKVSVKNGSKVVYEADFNQKVPREMVLPDSNRRWDVPLKNIGTFGKYEVHATFTYGTKNQTIEQTRSFWVIPQLYIILALVALVIVLILIGLLIWFIVRKSKNRKPGTSTGRGR from the coding sequence TTGTGGCCATGGTGGTGCTGGCTGCATTTGTAGCAGCGAGTGTGCAGGTGCAACATGCGCATGCGGCGACAGCCAATACGCTCAAGGTGTCGCCAGTGCGCAGCGATATAGAGCTCAAGCCGGGCGAGAGCAAGACGATCAAAATGGTTGTGACCAACCTCACCGGTGCACAGATCGACGTCAAGCCTCTCGCGAACGACTTTGTATCCGGTGACGAGCGTGGTACGCCAGCTCTTATCCTTGATGCAGATAAGTATGCGGGAAGCCACAGTCTCAAACGCTTTATGGCGCCACTTGCCAACTTTAGTATTCCAGCAAAGAAGACTCAGGTAGTAGAAGTTACCTTCAACGCTCCACGCGACGCAAAACCGGGCGGTTACTTCGGTGCAGTACGCTTCGCACCGACCACGCCAGATAGCGGTGGTCAGGTAAACCTGAGCGCTAGCGTAGCAAGTATTGTACTTGCAACCGTCCCAGGAAATGTGACGCAGAACCTCACGCTGACAAACTTCGACTTGCAGCAAGACGGTGCCAACAAGACATACTTCACTACGCCAGACAACATCCAGGCATCGTTCCGCTTCCACAACGACGGTGACGTGCACTTGTCTCCGTTTGGCAAAGTATCGGTGAAAAACGGTAGCAAGGTAGTCTACGAGGCAGATTTCAATCAAAAAGTGCCACGCGAAATGGTGCTGCCAGACAGCAATCGCCGCTGGGATGTACCACTCAAAAACATCGGTACATTTGGCAAATACGAAGTTCATGCTACGTTTACCTATGGCACCAAAAACCAGACAATCGAGCAAACGCGTTCGTTTTGGGTGATTCCACAGCTCTACATCATCTTGGCGCTTGTCGCGTTAGTAATAGTGCTCATCCTGATCGGCCTGCTCATCTGGTTTATCGTACGAAAGAGCAAAAACCGCAAACCAGGCACCAGCACCGGCCGCGGCCGCTAG
- a CDS encoding AbrB/MazE/SpoVT family DNA-binding domain-containing protein, protein MHDKKLYGTATVGTKGQVVIPAAAREALNINEGDKLYCVGSEKAGWTGFIKEEQLEHMLNTMVGHVESFQQMLQKEEDPKDAS, encoded by the coding sequence ATGCACGATAAAAAACTCTACGGTACGGCCACTGTCGGTACCAAAGGTCAGGTAGTTATACCGGCCGCAGCGCGCGAAGCGCTTAATATTAACGAAGGAGATAAGCTCTACTGTGTCGGCTCAGAAAAAGCCGGTTGGACGGGCTTCATCAAAGAAGAACAGCTTGAACATATGCTCAACACTATGGTTGGTCATGTCGAATCGTTCCAGCAAATGCTCCAGAAAGAAGAGGATCCAAAAGATGCATCATAA
- a CDS encoding TylF/MycF family methyltransferase: MKLLSDQVSEREVQVVLRELARTRDVSGDVVEFGCYVGTTSVYLADTLRDAGKHLWLYDSFEGLPEKRIEDASPAGEQFRAGELLATKKELVRNLKQANVPMPRITKGWFSEITPEQVPQQISFAFLDGDYYDSILDPLRLIWTRLAPGAIVVVDDYANEALPGAAKAVDEWRRTHPVRKFTVEASLGILYI, encoded by the coding sequence ATGAAACTTTTATCCGACCAAGTGAGTGAGCGCGAGGTACAGGTAGTACTACGTGAACTGGCGCGGACGCGTGATGTGTCGGGAGATGTGGTGGAGTTTGGTTGCTATGTGGGCACGACAAGTGTGTATTTGGCAGACACACTGCGTGACGCTGGCAAACACCTCTGGCTTTACGACTCCTTCGAAGGTTTGCCGGAGAAACGCATAGAAGATGCCAGCCCTGCAGGTGAGCAGTTTCGTGCAGGCGAACTCCTCGCGACGAAAAAAGAGTTGGTCCGTAACCTCAAGCAAGCCAACGTGCCTATGCCGCGTATCACCAAAGGCTGGTTCTCCGAAATTACGCCAGAGCAAGTGCCGCAGCAAATTAGTTTTGCATTTCTCGATGGAGACTATTATGATTCTATCCTCGATCCCTTGCGACTGATCTGGACGCGCCTTGCGCCAGGTGCCATCGTAGTAGTGGACGACTACGCCAACGAAGCGCTGCCAGGTGCGGCAAAGGCGGTTGATGAATGGCGACGCACGCATCCTGTACGTAAATTTACGGTCGAAGCATCGCTTGGGATTTTGTATATATAG
- a CDS encoding DsbA family protein, with protein sequence MDKRTWIIFGVAVVAILAGLVMLSRQKSVDVSGVNNATVRTSGDTNSEIADHVFGKPDKKVVLIEYGDFQCPGCGTFHTNFAPIMDDYKDKITFVFRNFPITTIHPNARVAAASAEAAGLQGKYWEMWNALYEQQNSWNNLGTDTRDQYFESMATALKLDMNKFKSDVTSSKVSTKINFDQSLGKANGVTGTPTLFLNGKILPTDQYNSTDTIKNTLDTALKEAGADK encoded by the coding sequence ATGGACAAACGCACCTGGATTATATTTGGTGTCGCGGTCGTTGCTATCTTGGCTGGCCTCGTCATGCTGTCTCGTCAGAAGTCTGTCGATGTAAGCGGTGTCAACAACGCCACAGTACGCACGAGCGGCGACACCAATTCAGAAATTGCCGACCACGTATTCGGCAAACCCGATAAAAAAGTTGTACTCATCGAGTACGGAGATTTCCAATGCCCTGGGTGCGGCACCTTCCACACCAACTTCGCACCGATTATGGATGATTACAAAGACAAGATCACTTTTGTGTTCCGTAACTTCCCTATCACCACTATCCACCCAAATGCCCGCGTAGCCGCCGCCAGTGCCGAAGCGGCAGGCCTACAAGGCAAATACTGGGAGATGTGGAACGCGCTCTACGAACAGCAAAATAGCTGGAACAATCTCGGTACTGACACTCGTGACCAATACTTTGAGTCAATGGCCACTGCGCTCAAACTCGATATGAATAAGTTCAAATCTGACGTAACAAGTAGTAAGGTGTCAACCAAAATTAACTTTGACCAATCGCTTGGTAAGGCAAATGGAGTGACGGGCACACCAACACTGTTTTTGAACGGCAAGATTCTTCCAACTGATCAATACAACTCGACGGATACAATCAAAAACACCCTCGACACCGCGCTCAAAGAAGCAGGGGCTGACAAATAA